The proteins below are encoded in one region of Rhodopirellula halodulae:
- a CDS encoding MutS family DNA mismatch repair protein: protein MSDYASQIETIDRDLHELEATDGRFAIWRMVFFVGLVLGVGFAITTQHVIWASIAGGSLLAFLVTVVRNETVRDRMELLRNQSRTLHRLQARLNRDWQSLARDGVGVRSQEIQLTDEQQALAGDLDLVGEASLFQLTSMAATTPGVRTLANWLCSPVDPPIAIDRHAAVKHLANQPDNRLRFYVLARDIGGSSGDPESFVKWSKEPNWLPPHRWLIPWGNFTALLAVAIIIAMVVGQMTDHADWLRLGLYALIGIAVINLAIGSFFLGPVAAIFQIAMASRRSVNDYAELFDAARWLPETTDNANGPTSRIRSALLADEGSSGSASQGMRELAKVARMGGLKQTASTFLLYLPLQAFWLWDVRVLRRLEEWKSRYSDQIPTWFDALGELEALMSIAALQHDAEGWTSPEWLDDQSTLTFEGLGHPLLKDHVRVTNDVTIGPEGTLLLVTGSNMSGKSTMLRSAGLNVALAMAGGPVCCRRMSLPPIEMGTSIRVSDDLSQGVSYYMAELNRLSAVVAHARELSKRRDGGETKRIQFFLLDEILQGTNSRERQIAVARVLRFLVEAGAVGAITTHDLELADDEELIRMAHTVHFRETVTPDASGDERMTFDYRMREGVSPTTNALRLLEIVGLGEQ from the coding sequence ATGTCTGACTACGCCTCTCAGATCGAAACCATCGATCGTGATCTTCATGAACTCGAAGCCACCGATGGACGATTCGCGATTTGGCGGATGGTCTTTTTTGTGGGCTTGGTATTGGGGGTCGGATTCGCGATCACGACCCAACATGTGATCTGGGCCAGCATTGCCGGTGGTTCGCTGCTCGCATTTTTGGTCACCGTCGTACGCAATGAAACCGTTCGCGATCGAATGGAATTGCTTCGCAACCAATCGCGTACCCTGCATCGATTGCAGGCTCGTTTGAATCGAGATTGGCAATCGCTTGCCCGCGACGGGGTAGGCGTGCGGTCCCAAGAGATTCAGCTAACCGACGAACAACAGGCTCTCGCTGGCGACTTGGATTTGGTCGGCGAAGCGTCCCTGTTTCAACTGACGTCGATGGCGGCCACCACGCCCGGTGTGAGAACCCTGGCCAATTGGCTGTGCAGTCCCGTCGACCCGCCAATCGCGATTGATCGCCATGCGGCGGTGAAGCATCTGGCGAACCAGCCCGACAATCGACTTCGATTTTACGTGTTGGCACGAGACATCGGTGGCAGTTCCGGAGATCCGGAATCATTCGTGAAGTGGTCCAAAGAGCCCAACTGGTTGCCGCCTCATCGATGGCTGATTCCTTGGGGAAATTTCACGGCCCTGCTTGCCGTCGCCATCATCATTGCAATGGTCGTTGGGCAGATGACCGATCACGCGGACTGGTTGCGATTGGGCCTGTACGCTCTGATCGGAATCGCGGTGATCAACCTCGCGATTGGGTCGTTTTTTCTTGGCCCCGTCGCTGCGATTTTCCAAATCGCGATGGCTTCCCGACGCAGCGTCAACGACTACGCCGAACTATTCGACGCCGCGAGGTGGTTGCCTGAAACAACGGACAATGCCAACGGACCAACGTCCCGAATACGCAGTGCACTGCTTGCCGACGAAGGTTCCTCCGGATCCGCTTCGCAGGGTATGCGTGAACTCGCCAAAGTTGCTCGCATGGGTGGGCTGAAGCAAACCGCTTCCACGTTTTTGCTTTACCTGCCGTTGCAAGCGTTCTGGTTGTGGGACGTTCGTGTCCTGCGGCGTCTGGAGGAATGGAAGTCGCGTTACTCGGATCAAATCCCGACTTGGTTTGACGCCCTCGGCGAACTGGAAGCTCTGATGTCGATCGCCGCGTTGCAGCACGATGCGGAAGGTTGGACATCGCCCGAATGGCTGGACGACCAATCAACGCTCACCTTTGAAGGACTCGGCCACCCTCTGCTAAAAGACCATGTTCGCGTGACCAATGATGTCACAATCGGACCGGAGGGAACCTTGCTGCTGGTCACCGGCAGCAACATGTCGGGCAAGAGCACCATGCTTCGCAGTGCCGGATTGAATGTCGCGTTGGCGATGGCTGGCGGCCCGGTGTGTTGCCGGCGGATGAGCCTGCCACCGATCGAGATGGGAACCAGCATCCGAGTTAGCGATGACCTCAGCCAAGGCGTCTCGTACTACATGGCGGAACTGAATCGCCTGTCAGCCGTGGTAGCACACGCGCGTGAATTGTCAAAACGTCGCGATGGAGGCGAGACGAAACGCATCCAGTTTTTCCTGCTGGATGAAATCCTCCAAGGCACCAACAGCCGAGAACGACAAATCGCGGTCGCCCGGGTCCTGCGTTTCCTGGTGGAAGCCGGAGCCGTTGGAGCGATCACCACGCACGATTTGGAGCTGGCAGACGACGAAGAGTTGATACGGATGGCTCACACCGTTCACTTTCGCGAAACGGTCACGCCCGACGCCAGCGGCGATGAACGGATGACGTTTGACTACAGAATGCGCGAAGGCGTCTCCCCCACCACCAACGCCCTGCGTCTGTTGGAGATTGTTGGGCTCGGCGAACAGTAG
- a CDS encoding pectate lyase has translation MSETIADHGGYAWVSSVDGKLSHGEGACDDDRVWVQPPGTPAVGEAYLRAFKATGDAAHMRAAINVAKCLFEGQLASGGWGYSIDFAPEVRANIPYLEGVAASSEGMFRTPEPGGWEIWRQRKFKHNKTVIDDDTTSAALSFSLDLLETMSRSNMLASPELIRSVSLALQSTRLAQYPIGAWSHHYDRMPTSTPSVEFYPIVDASYPDDWSRTWTKDYNGCYMLNDNITQNMIRTMLLAWRITKDERYRDTAIRGGEFLLRAQMPEPQPAWAQQYDRHMHPVWDRKFEPPAIAGYESQTVLETLLDLYDATQDERFLEPIQPAIAYLRTCLRPDGRLPRYSELKTNQPLYFNLKYELTSDDSEMPDHYGFVGDSRLDKIERRYRSTVEGTEKKATTVSADQVAEILAAQHEDGGWREPGFVRDPKGRKVVPDEGVIHSATFIKNVGLLCDHLMSIADSR, from the coding sequence ATGTCGGAAACGATCGCCGACCACGGCGGATACGCTTGGGTCAGCAGCGTCGACGGAAAGCTCAGCCACGGCGAAGGAGCCTGTGACGACGACCGTGTTTGGGTCCAGCCGCCGGGAACGCCGGCAGTCGGTGAGGCCTACCTGCGAGCTTTCAAAGCGACAGGCGACGCGGCTCACATGCGGGCCGCGATCAACGTGGCCAAGTGTTTGTTCGAAGGTCAGCTTGCTTCGGGAGGTTGGGGGTACTCCATCGACTTTGCTCCAGAGGTGCGAGCCAACATTCCCTATCTTGAAGGGGTCGCGGCATCATCGGAAGGAATGTTTCGAACGCCGGAACCAGGTGGTTGGGAGATTTGGCGACAGCGAAAGTTCAAGCACAACAAAACAGTGATTGACGACGACACGACGTCGGCTGCGTTGTCCTTTTCGTTAGATCTGTTGGAAACCATGAGTCGGTCCAACATGCTGGCATCGCCGGAATTGATTCGGTCGGTGAGCCTCGCTTTGCAGTCCACCCGATTGGCTCAATACCCGATTGGCGCGTGGAGCCATCACTACGACCGCATGCCAACGAGCACGCCGAGCGTTGAGTTCTATCCAATCGTGGACGCGAGTTATCCCGACGATTGGTCGCGAACTTGGACCAAGGACTACAACGGTTGCTACATGCTCAACGACAACATCACGCAGAACATGATCCGCACGATGTTGTTGGCTTGGAGAATCACCAAAGACGAACGGTATCGAGACACCGCAATTCGTGGCGGTGAATTCTTGTTGCGGGCTCAAATGCCAGAACCCCAGCCAGCTTGGGCCCAGCAGTACGACCGGCACATGCATCCGGTGTGGGATCGCAAATTTGAACCGCCCGCGATTGCGGGGTACGAATCACAAACCGTCTTGGAAACCCTGCTGGATTTGTATGATGCAACGCAAGACGAGCGGTTCCTGGAACCGATCCAGCCAGCGATCGCGTATCTGCGAACATGCCTGCGACCCGATGGGCGTTTGCCGCGGTACTCAGAGTTGAAAACCAACCAGCCGTTGTATTTCAACTTGAAGTATGAATTGACCAGTGATGATTCCGAGATGCCCGACCACTATGGTTTCGTCGGTGATTCACGACTGGACAAGATCGAACGTCGTTATCGATCGACGGTGGAAGGTACCGAAAAGAAAGCCACCACCGTTTCCGCCGATCAAGTTGCAGAAATCTTGGCGGCTCAGCACGAGGACGGCGGATGGCGAGAACCGGGATTCGTTCGAGACCCCAAGGGCCGCAAGGTGGTGCCGGATGAAGGCGTCATCCACTCTGCGACCTTCATCAAGAACGTTGGTCTGCTATGCGACCATTTGATGTCGATCGCAGACTCAAGGTGA
- a CDS encoding Gfo/Idh/MocA family protein codes for MSPSRSKPETASTNRRTVLKAAVGAAAMTPYFAWSPRSLADEIANDKMNIGLIGAGGMGRGNLNSAKQWLNLVAIADADSSRAQQANDQFSQGKADMYSDYRKVLERDDIKIVHIATPDHWHAKPLIEAMLAGKDVYCEKPLTLTIDEGKLIRKVQKETGRIVQVGTQQRSTFDKFVKAMAIVNEGRLGKIQRVQAAIGGAPTSGSLPVADAPESLDWDLWLGPAPKVDYRRSENGKQSNGHYEFRWWYEYSGGKLTDWGAHHVDIANWALKLNGQTEGPTSIGGTAEHPVEFKDGKAVQNDRYNTATKFLFNVAYPGGTEMIIRNDTRNGVLIEGDKGRLFVSRGNLTGKPVEDLKDNPLPEDAISKVYKGLPTEHNERRAHWFNFLHCHREGLEPISDVHSHMEMLNVCHLAGISARLGRGLKWDNSSEQIVGDEEANSMLARPYREGYEIEMG; via the coding sequence ATGAGTCCCTCCCGAAGCAAGCCTGAAACCGCTTCCACGAATCGCCGCACCGTTTTGAAAGCCGCCGTCGGTGCCGCGGCCATGACGCCCTATTTCGCCTGGTCACCTCGCTCTTTGGCGGACGAAATTGCCAACGACAAAATGAACATCGGTCTGATCGGTGCCGGTGGCATGGGACGCGGCAACCTGAATTCGGCCAAACAGTGGTTGAACTTGGTTGCGATTGCTGACGCCGATTCCAGCCGAGCTCAACAGGCCAACGACCAGTTCAGCCAAGGCAAGGCGGACATGTACTCGGACTATCGCAAGGTCCTCGAACGCGATGACATCAAAATCGTCCACATTGCGACGCCTGATCACTGGCATGCCAAACCACTGATCGAAGCCATGCTTGCCGGCAAAGATGTCTACTGCGAAAAACCGCTGACGTTGACCATCGACGAAGGCAAGCTGATTCGCAAAGTTCAAAAGGAAACCGGACGCATTGTCCAGGTCGGCACGCAACAGCGCAGCACGTTCGACAAGTTTGTCAAAGCCATGGCGATCGTGAATGAAGGCCGCCTCGGGAAAATTCAACGTGTGCAAGCCGCGATTGGTGGAGCGCCCACCAGTGGATCGCTTCCGGTGGCCGACGCTCCTGAATCACTCGATTGGGATTTGTGGCTCGGACCAGCACCCAAGGTGGATTACCGACGCTCGGAAAACGGCAAGCAATCCAACGGACACTACGAGTTCCGTTGGTGGTACGAATACTCTGGCGGCAAACTCACCGATTGGGGCGCCCACCATGTCGACATCGCCAACTGGGCATTGAAACTAAACGGTCAAACCGAAGGCCCCACCTCGATCGGTGGAACCGCAGAACATCCGGTTGAGTTCAAAGACGGCAAAGCGGTGCAAAACGATCGCTACAACACCGCGACGAAGTTCCTGTTCAACGTCGCCTACCCAGGCGGCACCGAAATGATCATTCGCAACGACACCCGCAACGGGGTTTTGATCGAAGGTGACAAAGGCCGGTTGTTCGTCAGTCGCGGAAATCTCACGGGAAAACCCGTCGAAGACTTGAAAGACAATCCACTTCCCGAGGATGCGATCTCGAAGGTCTACAAAGGTTTGCCGACCGAGCACAACGAGCGACGCGCCCATTGGTTCAACTTCTTGCACTGTCACCGCGAAGGATTGGAGCCGATCTCCGATGTGCACTCGCACATGGAAATGCTCAACGTCTGTCACTTGGCCGGGATCTCCGCACGCTTGGGTCGTGGCCTGAAGTGGGACAACAGCAGCGAGCAAATCGTCGGCGACGAAGAGGCCAATTCAATGCTGGCTCGCCCATACCGCGAAGGCTACGAGATCGAAATGGGCTGA
- a CDS encoding radical SAM protein: MAKRFALETDKRLLGKAVWALGVKGLRSVHRHKRRLKKGEFFPPFLYLSVINSCNLRCQGCWVDVGAKQHKIELDAANRTIQQAKEMGNSFFGILGGEPFMHKDLLNLFEAHPDVYFQVFTNGHFITDEVAARLRKCGNVTPLISVEGTEIISDTRRGRDGVYNQTMAGIEAALRNKLLVGVCTSVCKSNIDDLVRDEWVDRLIEMGVMYTWFHIYRPVGPEPNPQLALSSEEQRRVRQFVVDTRATKPIIVIDAYHDDAGNALCPAVTGFTHHVGPWGDIEPCPVIQLATESIHDSKPLKETFNESGFLRDFRELTAQNTRGCVIMERPDLLIDLAEKHGARDTTARGNVLAELRNVEPRRSQYQPGDEIPERNLIYRWAKKYAFNDFGTYGRHFEESDYQDPDQRPPMSSNDPTDSQLPVLN; this comes from the coding sequence ATGGCCAAGCGTTTCGCTCTCGAGACTGACAAGCGGCTGCTGGGCAAAGCCGTTTGGGCTCTGGGTGTGAAAGGACTGCGTAGCGTTCATCGACACAAACGCCGATTGAAGAAAGGCGAATTCTTTCCACCGTTTTTATATTTGTCGGTGATCAATAGCTGCAACCTTCGCTGCCAGGGATGCTGGGTCGACGTGGGAGCGAAACAGCACAAGATCGAATTGGACGCGGCGAATCGAACGATCCAGCAAGCCAAGGAGATGGGCAACAGTTTCTTTGGCATCCTGGGTGGCGAGCCCTTCATGCACAAAGATCTGCTGAACCTGTTTGAAGCTCACCCGGACGTTTACTTTCAAGTCTTCACCAATGGCCACTTCATCACGGACGAGGTCGCAGCACGGCTTCGTAAGTGTGGCAACGTGACGCCGTTGATCAGCGTCGAAGGCACCGAAATCATTAGCGACACCCGTCGCGGTCGAGACGGCGTCTACAACCAAACGATGGCGGGGATCGAAGCCGCGCTTCGAAACAAGTTGTTGGTGGGCGTATGCACCAGCGTTTGCAAATCAAACATCGACGACTTGGTGCGTGACGAATGGGTCGATCGGTTGATCGAGATGGGCGTCATGTACACGTGGTTCCACATCTATCGCCCGGTGGGACCTGAGCCCAATCCTCAGTTGGCTCTGTCCAGTGAAGAGCAACGCCGTGTTCGCCAATTCGTGGTCGACACGCGAGCGACCAAACCAATCATCGTGATCGATGCCTACCACGATGACGCGGGCAATGCATTGTGTCCCGCGGTGACCGGGTTCACGCACCACGTCGGGCCGTGGGGTGACATCGAACCGTGTCCGGTGATCCAACTCGCGACCGAATCAATTCATGACAGCAAACCGTTGAAGGAAACGTTCAATGAGTCCGGTTTCCTGCGTGACTTCCGCGAATTGACGGCCCAAAACACGCGTGGATGCGTGATCATGGAACGACCGGATCTGTTGATTGATCTGGCCGAAAAACACGGGGCTCGCGACACAACGGCGCGTGGCAATGTTCTAGCGGAACTTCGCAATGTGGAACCACGCCGCAGTCAATATCAGCCGGGCGACGAAATCCCGGAACGAAACTTGATCTATCGATGGGCAAAGAAGTACGCCTTCAATGACTTTGGAACCTACGGTCGGCACTTCGAAGAAAGTGACTATCAAGATCCCGACCAGCGGCCGCCCATGTCATCCAACGATCCAACTGATTCTCAATTGCCGGTGTTGAACTAA